One stretch of Bombus terrestris chromosome 5, iyBomTerr1.2, whole genome shotgun sequence DNA includes these proteins:
- the LOC100644054 gene encoding chromodomain-helicase-DNA-binding protein 7-like, protein MAPPKRKSKGRLWKKQIIGPRYSYQQRPKRQNIPRRVQTLYQPTTVREMVYRLLNSKHNQGKKQRDPGSGRFHGSMRKYQNTRESSYDSSPYRDSSPSIQDSEYTKSVATSVENLSRVMEATNSSVGSSSGNSSVSNASVEPIALAKTIDNTRALLKKKSFVQVINNYIKAGIEEGKRQAKKYIRKALSFGVKSGYLIPAGPQGQVIRVSPTLIESKKSDIESRKRRRRARRGEEDPIADAQKWRRLTPAWDTKNITRRENTPKPETPPRKRRKTSKNSIQAKKSPRKKTQERTPRKNRKRKGKRDKLIISTLSKSPSNKIDETQKKIRSTRNSYKYDVDKGKEDHRSRRTKSSRSRKGDNENLKENKPDSSNEDAYNAELSENEEINERMAIVRQKSTTSREDALRNSSGSSGNPAKIVEEKLDASYEENNKNDTIENLD, encoded by the exons ATGGCACCGCCAAAGAGGAAATCAAAAGGCCGACTCTGGAAGAAACAAATAATAGGGCCACGTTATAGCTATCAACAACGTCCTAAGCGACAAAACATTCCACGCCGAGTACAGACTCTTTATCAACCCACGACTGTACGAGAAATGGTGTACAGGCTGCTTAACAGCAAACATAACCAAG GAAAAAAGCAACGAGACCCTGGAAGCGGCAGGTTCCACGGAAGCATGCGGAAGTATCAAAATACACGAGAGTCCTCGTACGATAGTTCGCCCTATCGCGATAGCTCGCCGTCCATTCAGGACTCAGAGTACACAAAATCCGTGGCAACGTCCGTGGAGAACTTGTCGAGAGTGATGGAGGCCACCAATAGCTCAGTGGGCAGCAGCTCTGGCAACAGCAGCGTTTCGAATGCCTCCGTGGAACCGATTGCTCTCGCAAAGACGATCGATAACACTAGAGCCTTGCTGAAGAAAAAGTCTTTCGTTCAGGTCATCAACAATTACATCAAGGCCGGAATAGAGGAAG GAAAACGGCAAGCGAAGAAGTACATCCGCAAGGCACTTTCTTTCGGCGTGAAATCCGGTTACCTAATTCCTGCTGGTCCACAAGGACAAGTGATACGAGTATCTCCAACGTTGATAGAATCGAAGAAGAGTGACATAGAGTCACGAAAAAGACGAAGGAGGGCCAGAAGAGGTGAAGAAGACCCGATAGCTGATGCCCAGAAATGGCGTCGATTGACCCCTGCTTGGGACACGAAGAACATCACACGCCGTGAAAATACACCAAAACCGGAAACTCCGcctcgaaaaagaagaaagacctcgAAAAATTCGATTCAGGCGAAGAAGAGTCCCAGGAAGAAAACCCAGGAACGTACTCCACGGAAGAAcagaaagaggaaaggaaaaag AGATAAGTTAATAATATCAACGCTGTCCAAGAGCCCGAGCAACAAAATCGACGAGACTCAGAAGAAAATAAGAAGTACGCGAAACTCGTACAAATACGATGTGGACAAGGGAAAAGAGGATCATAGAAGTCGCAGGACTAAGTCTTCCCGTTCAAGAAAAGGAGATAATGAGAATTTGAAAGAGAATAAACCAGACTCGAGCAACGAGGATGCATACAACGCAGAATTGAGCGAAAACGAAGAAATCAACGAAAGAATGGCAATAGTACGACAGAAATCGACGACCAGTCGAGAGGATGCTTTGCGAAATAGCAGCGGATCATCCGGAAATCCAGCGAAAATCGTCGAAGAAAAATTGGATGCCTCCTATGAAGAAAATAACAAGAACGATACAATTGAGAATTTGGATTAA
- the LOC110119315 gene encoding serine/arginine-rich splicing factor 4-like, with protein sequence MAHIKRRPHARSHHKMKLRRKPNISELVYKFLRLGGSKEEACEALRNYSTRCRYCKRPKRREEVLNCLDSRPGGNMANKRKGSARNSNIHRVKRRQTSKDHTLSSCMYRGNGGEGIRKMKRYIQKAIDFGVESGYLIPKDAAYKVLRVSSDLMNEGNYESKDRKSDSTVSQVEDRRPRRTPIRFEDYEVQDARGRRRRSRRRRSSRRRRSRSGSRRRRRRSRRRSRRRHGRRRDESGAEEEVVEIENDDDYNFEKQGEKRKSPDNANVSEKNERLNQSDGEKKAEKAEDDGSDLSIDEDESDDEEGKKREDTTKS encoded by the exons ATGGCCCACATAAAGAGACGTCCTCATGCGCGAAGCCATCACAAGATGA AGTTACGTCGTAAACCAAATATCTCGGAGCTGGTGTACAAATTCCTGCGCCTTGGCGGGAGCAAAGAGGAAGCTTGTGAAGCGTTGCGAAATTACAGTACGAGGTGTCGGTACTGCAAGCGGCCGAAACGCCGTGAAGAAGTTTTGAATTGCCTAGATTCTCGACCTGGCGGTAACATGGCCAACAAACGGAAAGGTTCGGCAAGGAATTCCAACATTCACCGGGTGAAACGACGCCAAACCTCCAAGGACCACACCCTCTCGTCATGCATGTATAGGGGCAATGGAGGAGAAG gaataagaaaaatgaaaagatacaTCCAGAAGGCAATCGATTTCGGCGTAGAATCCGGTTATCTCATTCCGAAAGACGCGGCGTACAAAGTTCTCCGTGTATCCTCGGATCTCATGAACGAAGGCAATTACGAAAGTAAGGATAGAAAGTCGGACAGCACTGTTTCACAAGTTGAGGACAGAAGGCCTCGTCGAACGCCGATTAGATTCGAAGACTACGAGGTGCAGGACGCCAGGGGGCGACGACGTAGAAGCAGGAGGAGAAGAAGTTCAAGGCGAAGGAGATCCAGGAGTGGATCCAGAAGAAGGCGAAGGAGGTCGCGAAGGAGATCACGAAGAAGACACGGCAGGAGACGTGACGA ATCTGGAGCCGAGGAAGAAGTGGTAGAGATCGAGAACGACGATGATTACAACTTCGAGAAACAgggagagaaaaggaagagtCCGGATAACGCGAACGTAAGCGAGAAAAACGAACGTCTAAATCAGTCCGATGGTGAAAAAAAAGCAGAGAAGGCAGAGGACGATGGTTCGGATCTGTCCATCGACGAGGACGAAAGTGACGACgaggaaggaaaaaagagagaagatacGACAAAATCGTAA